The following proteins come from a genomic window of Sorghum bicolor cultivar BTx623 chromosome 3, Sorghum_bicolor_NCBIv3, whole genome shotgun sequence:
- the LOC110433464 gene encoding uncharacterized protein LOC110433464 isoform X1: MLAWIASMMAMAMWRRSRLDKRRHDLQEKSMASVPRSLAAMDYHSPPPSNEATARFGTDPSCEGEAQEKGRKEHSVAKQSAHDKSYCRTTYRASLGQTLDSKNTLFAGKFQQRGQVRVYHISQAAIQQARTWK, from the exons ATGTTGGCATGGATTGCGTCGATGATGGCGATGGCTATGTGGCGTCGTTCTCGGCTGGATAAACGCCGCCACGATTTACAGGAGAAATCCATGGCGTCCGTACCTCGCTCTCTTGCAGCAATGGACTACCACTCCCCTCCTCCAAGCAATGAGGCAACCGCCAGATTTGGCACTGATCCAAGCTGTGAAGGTGAGGCCCAG GAAAAGGGACGAAAAGAACACAGCGTTGCCAAGCAGTCGGCCCATGACAAG AGCTATTGCAGGACAACCTACCGTGCTTCCCTAGGTCAAACCCTGGACAGCAAAAACACCCTCTTTGCCGGTAAATTCCAACAACGGGGCCAGGTCAGGGTCTATCACATATCTCAAG CGGCTATTCAACAAGCAAGAACATGGAAATAG
- the LOC110433464 gene encoding uncharacterized protein LOC110433464 isoform X2, with translation MRQPPDLALIQAVKVRPRKRDEKNTALPSSRPMTRTTYRASLGQTLDSKNTLFAGKFQQRGQVRVYHISQAAIQQARTWK, from the exons ATGAGGCAACCGCCAGATTTGGCACTGATCCAAGCTGTGAAGGTGAGGCCCAG GAAAAGGGACGAAAAGAACACAGCGTTGCCAAGCAGTCGGCCCATGACAAG GACAACCTACCGTGCTTCCCTAGGTCAAACCCTGGACAGCAAAAACACCCTCTTTGCCGGTAAATTCCAACAACGGGGCCAGGTCAGGGTCTATCACATATCTCAAG CGGCTATTCAACAAGCAAGAACATGGAAATAG
- the LOC110433464 gene encoding uncharacterized protein LOC110433464 isoform X3 codes for MRQPPDLALIQAVKEKGRKEHSVAKQSAHDKSYCRTTYRASLGQTLDSKNTLFAGKFQQRGQVRVYHISQAAIQQARTWK; via the exons ATGAGGCAACCGCCAGATTTGGCACTGATCCAAGCTGTGAAG GAAAAGGGACGAAAAGAACACAGCGTTGCCAAGCAGTCGGCCCATGACAAG AGCTATTGCAGGACAACCTACCGTGCTTCCCTAGGTCAAACCCTGGACAGCAAAAACACCCTCTTTGCCGGTAAATTCCAACAACGGGGCCAGGTCAGGGTCTATCACATATCTCAAG CGGCTATTCAACAAGCAAGAACATGGAAATAG